One stretch of Xiphophorus maculatus strain JP 163 A chromosome 19, X_maculatus-5.0-male, whole genome shotgun sequence DNA includes these proteins:
- the LOC102220772 gene encoding feline leukemia virus subgroup C receptor-related protein 2 isoform X5 gives MKGDQDTKETSPDLGKDVRIQADIPNGECGSALPTHLYKRRWVIVLLFSAYSLSNAYQWIQYGIISNIIMKFYNVDGFAADWLSMIYMLAYIPFIFPVTWLLEKYGLRCTALVANALNCAGTWIKVASARPDLFWVTLLGQSASALAQVFILGIPSNLASVWFGANEVSTACSIGVFGNQLGIAIGFLVPPMLVPNVKDVDELAYHIRFMFYISAGVATFIFVLVVIVFQERPEIPPTRSQAQARISRSSDYSYMASIWRLLCNKAFMLLVISYGLNVGSFYAISTLLNRMIIDRYPGEELNAGRIGLTIVIAGMAGSLICGLWLDKTKTYKQTTLVVYILSLVGMLVYTFTLNLGHLWVVFITAGVLGFFMTGYLPLGFEFAVELTFPESEGTSSGLLNFSAQIFGIVFTIGQGKIIDKWGTLPGNVFLCIFLLIGTVITGFIKSDLRRQKTNKQAEVQQLSMATDIQEGILKERKF, from the exons ATGAAAGGCGACCAGGACACCAAGGAGACTAGTCCGGATTTGGGTAAAGATGTTCGGATCCAGGCTGACATCCCAAACGGGGAGTGCGGCTCGGCGCTCCCGACGCACCTCTACAAGAGGCGCTGGGTGATTGTGCTCCTGTTCAGCGCTTATTCCCTGAGCAACGCTTACCAGTGGATCCAGTACGGAATCATCAGCAACATCATCATGAAGTTCTACAACGTGGACGGCTTCGCTGCAGACTGGCTGTCCATGATCTACATGCTCGCGTACATCCCCTTCATATTCCCGGTTACCTGGCTGCTGGAGAAGTATGGACTGCGGTGCACTGCGCTGGTGGCCAACGCGCTCAACTGCGCAGGGACGTGGATAAAGGTGGCCAGCGCACGACCTGACCTGTTCTGGGTGACCCTGCTCGGACAGTCTGCCAGCGCCCTGGCTCAGGTCTTTATCCTCGGGATCCCCTCCAACCTGGCCTCAGTCTGGTTCGGGGCAAATGAGGTTTCCACCGCCTGCTCCATTGGAGTTTTTGGGAATCAG ctgggTATTGCCATTGGGTTTCTGGTCCCACCCATGCTTGTTCCTAATGTAAAGGATGTAGACGAGTTGGCGTATCACATCAGATTCATGTTCTACATCAGTGCTGGTGTGGCCACCTTCATCTTTGTACTTGTGGTCATCG TGTTTCAGGAGAGACCAGAGATCCCACCAACCCGGTCCCAGGCTCAAGCCAGGATTTCCCGCTCCAGTGATTACTCTTACATGGCCTCCATCTGGAGGCTGCTGTGCAACAAAGCCTTCATGTTACTTGTAATCAGCTATG ggttGAATGTTGGCAGTTTCTACGCCATTTCCACACTTTTAAACCGAATGATAATTGATCGCTACCCT GGTGAAGAGTTGAACGCTGGGAGGATCGGTTTAACCATTGTCATTGCTGGAATGGCAGGATCTCTCATCTGTGGCCTTTGGCTTGACAAGACCAAGACCTACAA ACAAACAACCCTGGTGGTGTATATCCTCTCTCTGGTTGGGATGCTGGTTTACACCTTCACCCTGAACCTGGGGCACCTCTGGGTGGTGTTCATCACCGCTGGAGTTCTAGG cttcttcatGACCGGATATCTCCCTCTTGGATTTGAGTTTGCTGTGGAGCTCACTTTCCCAGAATCGGAGGGAACCTCATCGGGTCTGCTCAACTTTTCAGCTCAG ATTTTTGGAATCGTTTTCACCATTGGACAAGGAAAGATTATTGATAAATGGGGAACATTACCTGGAAAtgtatttctgtgtatttttttgctAATAGGAACAGTAATAACAG
- the LOC102220772 gene encoding feline leukemia virus subgroup C receptor-related protein 2 isoform X4 — protein MKGDQDTKETSPDLGKDVRIQADIPNGECGSALPTHLYKRRWVIVLLFSAYSLSNAYQWIQYGIISNIIMKFYNVDGFAADWLSMIYMLAYIPFIFPVTWLLEKYGLRCTALVANALNCAGTWIKVASARPDLFWVTLLGQSASALAQVFILGIPSNLASVWFGANEVSTACSIGVFGNQLGIAIGFLVPPMLVPNVKDVDELAYHIRFMFYISAGVATFIFVLVVIVFQERPEIPPTRSQAQARISRSSDYSYMASIWRLLCNKAFMLLVISYGLNVGSFYAISTLLNRMIIDRYPGEELNAGRIGLTIVIAGMAGSLICGLWLDKTKTYKQTTLVVYILSLVGMLVYTFTLNLGHLWVVFITAGVLGFFMTGYLPLGFEFAVELTFPESEGTSSGLLNFSAQIFGIVFTIGQGKIIDKWGTLPGNVFLCIFLLIGTVITGFIKSDLRRQKTNKQAEVQQLSKMATDIQEGILKERKF, from the exons ATGAAAGGCGACCAGGACACCAAGGAGACTAGTCCGGATTTGGGTAAAGATGTTCGGATCCAGGCTGACATCCCAAACGGGGAGTGCGGCTCGGCGCTCCCGACGCACCTCTACAAGAGGCGCTGGGTGATTGTGCTCCTGTTCAGCGCTTATTCCCTGAGCAACGCTTACCAGTGGATCCAGTACGGAATCATCAGCAACATCATCATGAAGTTCTACAACGTGGACGGCTTCGCTGCAGACTGGCTGTCCATGATCTACATGCTCGCGTACATCCCCTTCATATTCCCGGTTACCTGGCTGCTGGAGAAGTATGGACTGCGGTGCACTGCGCTGGTGGCCAACGCGCTCAACTGCGCAGGGACGTGGATAAAGGTGGCCAGCGCACGACCTGACCTGTTCTGGGTGACCCTGCTCGGACAGTCTGCCAGCGCCCTGGCTCAGGTCTTTATCCTCGGGATCCCCTCCAACCTGGCCTCAGTCTGGTTCGGGGCAAATGAGGTTTCCACCGCCTGCTCCATTGGAGTTTTTGGGAATCAG ctgggTATTGCCATTGGGTTTCTGGTCCCACCCATGCTTGTTCCTAATGTAAAGGATGTAGACGAGTTGGCGTATCACATCAGATTCATGTTCTACATCAGTGCTGGTGTGGCCACCTTCATCTTTGTACTTGTGGTCATCG TGTTTCAGGAGAGACCAGAGATCCCACCAACCCGGTCCCAGGCTCAAGCCAGGATTTCCCGCTCCAGTGATTACTCTTACATGGCCTCCATCTGGAGGCTGCTGTGCAACAAAGCCTTCATGTTACTTGTAATCAGCTATG ggttGAATGTTGGCAGTTTCTACGCCATTTCCACACTTTTAAACCGAATGATAATTGATCGCTACCCT GGTGAAGAGTTGAACGCTGGGAGGATCGGTTTAACCATTGTCATTGCTGGAATGGCAGGATCTCTCATCTGTGGCCTTTGGCTTGACAAGACCAAGACCTACAA ACAAACAACCCTGGTGGTGTATATCCTCTCTCTGGTTGGGATGCTGGTTTACACCTTCACCCTGAACCTGGGGCACCTCTGGGTGGTGTTCATCACCGCTGGAGTTCTAGG cttcttcatGACCGGATATCTCCCTCTTGGATTTGAGTTTGCTGTGGAGCTCACTTTCCCAGAATCGGAGGGAACCTCATCGGGTCTGCTCAACTTTTCAGCTCAG ATTTTTGGAATCGTTTTCACCATTGGACAAGGAAAGATTATTGATAAATGGGGAACATTACCTGGAAAtgtatttctgtgtatttttttgctAATAGGAACAGTAATAACAG